The following nucleotide sequence is from Candidatus Paceibacterota bacterium.
TTGGTTAGTTTGCCAAAAAAGATGACACGGTCACCAGAGCGCGAGGAGAGAATAGCTTGCGAGGAACCAAAGTCTATATATCGCGAAGGTAAATGATAGAGAAGATCTCGGACGGTTGTTAGATTTAGTTTAGTTAGGGCCTCTTTTTGCTCTTGTTTTAGTTTAAACAAAGAGGTAATTGGCGTTTTTTCTTCAAAGGATGGTTGCATGTGTTTGCTTTTAGTATAGCAAACTAGAAATTAGTTTTTCTTTTGATTATTGCCGAGAAGATTATCTTCGAAAATTGTGGTAACGAGACGTTCGATAAAGAGAAAAAGAAGTAATCCTAGAGCAAGACCAATTTCGGCGTAACGAAAATAGTTTTTGAGATGTGGTATCCATGCGCTCGCACAATAGGCGATTCCACCAACAAAGAAAACCCAAACAAGAATAGCTCTTATGTCTGCACTAAAGAATTTTTTAGTTGGTAGGTTGAGCATCCCTGTTCGAATAAGGGTGATGTGGTTGGTTCCGTAGATAAATTTTGTTACTAGGAGAAGTTTTTCTGGGCGATTTGCGATACCGTCGTCGAAACGCTTGGTTATTCTTTCAATTATTTTTGCCGGCAGTTTAGTAGGATATCGGCCGAT
It contains:
- a CDS encoding VTT domain-containing protein — encoded protein: MKTLFLNYLLAWKFSAYLGAFFLIMFEGDIVIFVSSFLTQQNFFYLPYILPLLIVGAIIGDFLWYSLGKFIGRYPTKLPAKIIERITKRFDDGIANRPEKLLLVTKFIYGTNHITLIRTGMLNLPTKKFFSADIRAILVWVFFVGGIAYCASAWIPHLKNYFRYAEIGLALGLLLFLFIERLVTTIFEDNLLGNNQKKN